CAAGTATAAAGATATTTTCCTCTGGTATTCCGACCTTTTCTGCAAGTTTTGCATGATACATGAGGTGTCTGAATTCTCCATGGATTGGCATGAAGTATTTTGGTTTTATCAGGTTAAGAATTAGCTTGAGTTCTTCCTTGGAGGCATGGCCTGATACGTGGACCTCAGAGACCTTTTCATAAATAACCTCTGCACCTCTCTTGAAGAGATGGTTTATTATCCTTCCTATGGAGCGTTCATTACCAGGTATCATCTTTGCAGAAAGTATAACCGTATCACCCTTTTTTATCTTTATATGCCTGTGTTCATCAGTTGCAATCTTTGAAAGAACACTCATTGGTTCACCCTGACTTCCTGTAGTTATTATCACAACCTTATCATCACTCAATTTATTCAGTTCTTCAATCCTGAGCCACGTATTTTCAGGTATCTTTAGATAGCCCAGTTCAAGGGCTATCTGAGCATTGGATACTATGCTTTTACCGCAGAGGAATACCTTTCTGCCGAACATCACTGCTACATCTATTGCCTGCTGAATCCTGTGGATATTTGATGCAAAGGTAGCTATGATTATCCTACCCTTTGTCTTTGCAAAGATATCTTCAAAGACCCTTCTCACCTCCTTTTCAGAGAAGGTGAATCCGCCCTTTTCAGCATTTGTGCTGTCAGAAAGCATGAGAAGTGTGCCTTTTTCACCGTATTCTGTGAATTTGTGTAAGTCCATTAATTCTCCATCAACAGGTGTGGGGTCAAGCTTGAAGTCTCCTGTATGGATGATACTCCCAACAGGTGTGTTTATTCCAAGGCCAACTCCATCCACTATACTGTGGGTTACTCTTATAAATTCAACATCAAATACCCCGAGCTGGATCCTCTCCCTTGGTTTTACTGTAATTATGTCAGTCCTTACACCTGATTCCCTCAGTTTTTCTCTTATCAGTCCTGATGTTAGGGGTGTTGCATATACAGGTACCCTTATCTCCCTTAAGAGAAAGGGTAAGGCACCTGTGTGGTCTTCATGACCGTGGGTTATTATAATGCCTTTCAGTTTTTCTCTATTTTCTGTGATATAAGAAAAATCAGGAATAACAAAATCTACCCCTAGCATCTCTTCTTCAGGAAACATTAATCCTGCATCAACAACGATCATATCATTATCATACTGAAAGACTGTCATATTGAGGCCTATCTCTTCAAGGCCTCCGAGGGGTATTACAGAAAGGAACTCAGCCATCAGCTCTTTTTATGAAGTAAAAATTCTAAGAGTGCCTTCTGGACATGAAGCCTGTTTTCTGCCTGGTCAAAAACAACGCTCTGCGGTCCGTCAATGACATCATCAGTAATCTCTTCTCCTCTGTGAGCGGGCAGGCAGTGCATTACTAAAGCATCGGGCCTTGCACAGGAAAGAATTGAGCTGTTTATCTGATAACCTTTAAAATGTCTTTTCTTCTCCTCTCCTTCTCTTTCCTGTCCCATGCTTACCCATACATCTGTATAAATTACATGAGCCATACCTGCTGCTTCCCTCGGATCTCTAACAATAACAATCTCTGATGAGGCGATATTTCTAGCTTCCTCGAGAACATCTCCATCGGGCTCATAACCTTCAGGACAGGCAATAGTTATATGCATGCCTGAAAGGGCAGCAGCTTCAATCAGTGAGTTTGCCACATTGTTTCCATCTCCTATGTAGGCAAGCTTGAGTCCTTTAAGTTTACCTTTTTTCTCCATTATAGTCATAAGATCAGCAAGTGCCTGGCAGGGATGGTGAAGGTCACTGAGGCCATTGATAACAGGTATGTTTGATGCTTTGCTGAATCTTATCAGTTTTTCGTGGCTGAATGTCCTAATAACGATAGCATCAAGATATCTTGAGAGTGTTCTGGCCGTATCCTCTATTGTTTCACCTCTTCCAAGCTGTAATTCCTGAGGTGTCATATATACAGGATGACCTCCTAGCTGATAAATACCAACATCAAAGGATATCCTTGTTCTTGTGGAGGGTTTCTCAAAAAGAAGGCCAATTGATTTTCCTATCAGGGGACACTTCATCCTGTCCAGACCTGACTTAAGCTCTGATGCCCTTATCAGAATCCCTGAAAGCTCGTCACCTTTCAGGTCAAGAATTCTTAAAAAATCTCTTTTCATTTCAGGTCTGAAAATACCTCCTCAAGTATCTCTATGCACTGATCTATCTCTTTTTTCTGAACAGTCAGTGGAGGTGTG
Above is a window of Thermodesulfovibrionales bacterium DNA encoding:
- a CDS encoding ribonuclease J; amino-acid sequence: MAEFLSVIPLGGLEEIGLNMTVFQYDNDMIVVDAGLMFPEEEMLGVDFVIPDFSYITENREKLKGIIITHGHEDHTGALPFLLREIRVPVYATPLTSGLIREKLRESGVRTDIITVKPRERIQLGVFDVEFIRVTHSIVDGVGLGINTPVGSIIHTGDFKLDPTPVDGELMDLHKFTEYGEKGTLLMLSDSTNAEKGGFTFSEKEVRRVFEDIFAKTKGRIIIATFASNIHRIQQAIDVAVMFGRKVFLCGKSIVSNAQIALELGYLKIPENTWLRIEELNKLSDDKVVIITTGSQGEPMSVLSKIATDEHRHIKIKKGDTVILSAKMIPGNERSIGRIINHLFKRGAEVIYEKVSEVHVSGHASKEELKLILNLIKPKYFMPIHGEFRHLMYHAKLAEKVGIPEENIFILENGEVLEIDESGMARKNGRVNAGRIFIDGKLMGDVESMVLRDRMRLAHDGIVIILLAVEKATGRIITGPEIISRGFIFEDTSYDVLNNVRSVVADAIQSMEHDLLSDIAFVQTKIRDTLKKYLRDKMGRRPLIMPVVMEI
- the argF gene encoding ornithine carbamoyltransferase yields the protein MKRDFLRILDLKGDELSGILIRASELKSGLDRMKCPLIGKSIGLLFEKPSTRTRISFDVGIYQLGGHPVYMTPQELQLGRGETIEDTARTLSRYLDAIVIRTFSHEKLIRFSKASNIPVINGLSDLHHPCQALADLMTIMEKKGKLKGLKLAYIGDGNNVANSLIEAAALSGMHITIACPEGYEPDGDVLEEARNIASSEIVIVRDPREAAGMAHVIYTDVWVSMGQEREGEEKKRHFKGYQINSSILSCARPDALVMHCLPAHRGEEITDDVIDGPQSVVFDQAENRLHVQKALLEFLLHKKS